The proteins below are encoded in one region of Pseudomonas putida S13.1.2:
- the pdxA gene encoding 4-hydroxythreonine-4-phosphate dehydrogenase PdxA, translating into MKPQRFAVTPGEPAGIGPDLCLLLAADAQPHPLIAITSRDLLAERATQLGLAVSLLPVAPGQWPDRPAPAGSLYVWDTPLAAPVVPGQLDKANAAFVLETLTRAGQGCLDGHFAGMITAPVHKGVINESGIAFSGHTEFLAELTQTAQVVMMLATRGLRVALVTTHLPLRDIADAITAERVERVTRILHADMRDKFGIANPRILVCGLNPHAGEGGHLGREEIDIIEPTLARLRTEGMDLRGPLPADTLFTPKYLEHCDAVLAMYHDQGLPVLKYKGFGAAVNVTLGLPIIRTSVDHGTALDLAGTGNVDTGSLRVALETAYQMAENRT; encoded by the coding sequence GTGAAGCCCCAGCGCTTCGCCGTCACCCCTGGCGAGCCTGCCGGCATAGGTCCCGACCTGTGCCTGCTGCTCGCCGCAGACGCCCAGCCCCACCCCCTGATCGCCATCACCAGCCGTGACCTGCTCGCCGAGCGGGCCACGCAGCTGGGGCTAGCCGTCAGCCTGCTGCCAGTCGCCCCGGGCCAATGGCCCGACCGGCCGGCACCCGCGGGCAGCCTGTACGTGTGGGATACCCCGCTTGCAGCCCCGGTAGTGCCAGGCCAGCTCGACAAAGCCAACGCGGCGTTCGTGCTGGAAACCCTGACCCGCGCCGGGCAAGGCTGCCTCGATGGGCATTTTGCCGGGATGATCACCGCCCCTGTGCACAAGGGCGTGATCAACGAAAGCGGTATCGCCTTCTCCGGGCATACCGAGTTCCTTGCCGAGCTGACCCAGACCGCGCAGGTGGTAATGATGCTGGCCACCCGCGGCCTGCGCGTGGCCCTTGTAACCACGCACCTGCCGCTGCGTGATATTGCCGACGCCATCACTGCCGAGCGCGTCGAACGTGTAACCCGTATCCTGCATGCCGACATGCGCGACAAGTTCGGCATTGCCAACCCGCGCATACTGGTGTGCGGCCTCAACCCGCACGCGGGCGAGGGCGGCCACCTGGGCCGCGAGGAAATCGACATCATCGAGCCGACCTTGGCCCGCCTGCGCACCGAAGGCATGGACCTGCGCGGGCCGCTGCCGGCCGATACCCTGTTTACCCCCAAATATCTGGAGCACTGCGACGCGGTGCTGGCGATGTACCACGACCAAGGCCTGCCTGTACTCAAGTACAAAGGTTTCGGCGCTGCAGTCAACGTGACCCTGGGCCTGCCGATCATCCGCACGTCGGTCGACCACGGCACCGCCCTGGACCTCGCCGGCACCGGCAACGTCGACACCGGCAGCCTGCGCGTCGCGCTGGAAACCGCCTACCAGATGGCCGAGAACCGAACATGA
- the rsmA gene encoding 16S rRNA (adenine(1518)-N(6)/adenine(1519)-N(6))-dimethyltransferase RsmA — translation MNEQYQHRARKRFGQNFLHDAGIIDRILRAINAKAGEHLLEIGPGQGALTEGLLGSGAQLDVVELDKDLVPILQHKFANRSNFRLHQGDALKFDFNQLGVPPRSLKVVGNLPYNISTPLIFHLLSHAGLIRDMHFMLQKEVVERMAAGPGGGDWGRLSIMVQYHCRVEHLFNVGPGAFNPPPKVDSAIVRLVPHEVLPFPAKDHLLLERVVREAFNQRRKTLRNTLKGLLDSAAIEAAGVDGSLRPEQLDLAAFVRLADQLADQQPA, via the coding sequence ATGAACGAGCAATACCAACACCGGGCACGCAAGCGCTTCGGCCAGAACTTCCTGCACGACGCCGGCATCATCGACCGCATCCTGCGTGCCATCAACGCTAAGGCCGGCGAACACCTGCTGGAAATCGGCCCGGGCCAGGGCGCCCTGACCGAAGGCCTGCTGGGCAGCGGTGCACAACTGGACGTGGTGGAGCTGGACAAGGACCTGGTGCCGATCCTGCAGCACAAGTTTGCTAACCGCTCCAATTTCCGCCTGCACCAGGGCGACGCCCTGAAGTTCGACTTCAACCAGCTGGGCGTGCCACCGCGCAGCCTCAAGGTGGTGGGCAACCTGCCCTACAACATTTCCACCCCGCTGATCTTCCACCTGCTCAGCCATGCCGGGCTGATCCGCGACATGCACTTCATGCTGCAAAAGGAAGTGGTCGAGCGCATGGCCGCTGGCCCTGGCGGTGGGGACTGGGGGCGTTTGTCGATCATGGTGCAGTACCACTGCCGCGTCGAACACCTGTTCAACGTGGGCCCTGGCGCCTTCAACCCGCCGCCGAAAGTGGACTCGGCCATCGTCCGCCTGGTGCCGCACGAAGTGCTGCCGTTCCCGGCCAAGGACCACCTGCTGCTGGAGCGCGTCGTTCGCGAAGCCTTCAACCAGCGGCGCAAGACACTGCGCAATACCCTGAAAGGCCTGCTCGACAGCGCGGCCATCGAGGCAGCCGGCGTGGATGGCAGCCTGCGGCCCGAACAGCTGGACCTGGCGGCCTTTGTGCGCCTGGCTGACCAGCTGGCTGATCAGCAACCAGCCTGA
- the apaG gene encoding Co2+/Mg2+ efflux protein ApaG yields the protein MSDPRYLIDVSVVTRYLKEQSDPENSRFAFAYTITVQNNGSLKAKLLSRHWLITNGDGEVEEVRGSGVVGQQPNIDPGQSHTYSSGAVITTRVGTMQGSYQMFAEDGKRFDAEIAPFRLAVPGALH from the coding sequence ATGTCCGATCCTCGCTATCTGATCGACGTCAGCGTCGTGACCCGCTACCTGAAAGAACAATCCGACCCCGAAAACAGTCGTTTCGCTTTCGCCTACACCATTACCGTGCAGAACAATGGCTCGCTCAAGGCGAAGCTGCTGTCACGCCACTGGCTGATCACCAATGGTGATGGCGAGGTGGAGGAAGTACGCGGCTCCGGCGTGGTTGGCCAGCAACCCAACATCGACCCGGGCCAGAGCCACACCTATAGCAGCGGTGCGGTAATCACCACCCGCGTTGGCACCATGCAGGGCAGTTACCAGATGTTCGCCGAAGACGGTAAGCGCTTCGACGCCGAGATCGCCCCCTTCCGCCTCGCGGTGCCCGGGGCGCTGCACTGA
- a CDS encoding symmetrical bis(5'-nucleosyl)-tetraphosphatase: MATYAVGDLQGCLQPLKCLLDRVGFNPAVDRLWLVGDLVNRGPESLETLRFLYSIRQSLVCVLGNHDLHLLAAWHNVERLKKSDTLREVIEAPDADQLFHWLRQQKLLHYDEARGIAMAHAGIPPQWTLGQALGLAAEVEEVLRDDGRLKLYLDGMYGNEPNKWSKNLTGIERLRVITNYFTRMRFCTAEGKLDLKSKEGLGTAPKGYKPWFAHKDRRSRHVKIIFGHWAALEGRVSEPGVIALDTGCVWGGAMTLYNVDSGEYHRCDCADDGTLRQPAQPTTLNVHT, from the coding sequence ATGGCAACCTACGCCGTCGGTGACCTGCAGGGTTGCCTGCAACCCCTCAAGTGCCTGCTCGACCGTGTCGGTTTCAACCCGGCCGTCGACCGCCTGTGGCTGGTCGGCGACCTGGTCAACCGCGGCCCCGAATCACTGGAAACCCTGCGCTTCCTGTATTCGATCCGCCAGTCGCTGGTCTGCGTGCTGGGCAACCATGACCTGCACCTGCTGGCTGCCTGGCACAACGTCGAGCGCCTGAAGAAAAGCGACACGCTGCGCGAGGTTATCGAAGCACCGGACGCCGATCAGCTGTTCCACTGGCTGCGCCAGCAAAAACTGCTGCATTACGACGAGGCACGCGGCATTGCCATGGCGCACGCCGGCATCCCGCCACAGTGGACGCTCGGCCAGGCCCTTGGTCTTGCGGCCGAGGTGGAAGAAGTACTGCGCGACGATGGCCGCCTGAAGCTGTACCTCGACGGCATGTACGGCAACGAGCCGAACAAGTGGAGCAAGAACCTTACCGGCATCGAACGCCTGCGGGTCATTACCAACTACTTCACACGCATGCGCTTCTGCACCGCCGAGGGCAAACTCGACCTCAAGAGCAAGGAAGGCCTGGGCACCGCGCCCAAGGGTTACAAGCCCTGGTTTGCTCACAAGGACCGCCGCTCGCGGCATGTAAAGATCATCTTCGGCCACTGGGCCGCCCTCGAAGGCCGCGTCAGCGAGCCAGGCGTCATCGCCCTGGACACCGGCTGCGTGTGGGGCGGCGCCATGACCCTGTACAACGTCGACAGCGGCGAATACCACCGCTGTGACTGCGCCGACGACGGCACCCTGCGCCAGCCGGCACAACCCACTACACTCAACGTCCACACCTGA
- the glpE gene encoding thiosulfate sulfurtransferase GlpE — translation MSEFKRIPPEQALELRKQEGAVVVDIRDSQAFAAGHITGARHLDNHSVADFIRSADLDAPTLVVCYHGNSSQSAAAYLVGQGFSDVYSVDGGFELWRATYPAETAQGAAE, via the coding sequence ATGAGCGAATTCAAGCGCATCCCTCCCGAGCAGGCCTTGGAGCTTCGCAAGCAAGAAGGTGCGGTCGTCGTCGACATTCGCGACTCGCAAGCCTTCGCCGCCGGCCACATCACCGGTGCCCGGCACCTGGATAACCATTCGGTTGCCGATTTCATCCGCAGCGCCGACCTCGACGCACCTACCCTGGTGGTCTGCTACCACGGCAACTCCAGCCAGAGCGCTGCCGCCTACCTGGTCGGCCAGGGCTTTTCCGACGTGTACAGCGTGGACGGCGGCTTTGAACTGTGGCGCGCCACCTACCCGGCCGAGACCGCCCAAGGCGCCGCCGAATAA
- a CDS encoding PrkA family serine protein kinase produces MSIFSHFQQRFESTRQEELSLQEYLELCKGDRSAYASAAERLLLAIGEPELIDTSTNSRLSRIFSNKVIRRYPAFADFHGMEECIDQIVSYFRHAAQGLEEKKQILYLLGPVGGGKSSLAEKLKQLMEKVPFYAIKGSPVFESPLGLFNATEDGAILEEEYGISRRYLNTIMSPWATKRLQEFGGDISKFKVVKLYPSILNQIAIAKTEPGDENNQDISALVGKVDIRKLEEFPQNDADAYSYSGALCRANQGLMEFVEMFKAPIKVLHPLLTATQEGNYNSTEGLGAIPYTGILLAHSNESEWHTFRNNKNNEAFIDRIYIVKVPYCLRVSDEIKIYDKLLINSSLAKAHCAPDTLKMLAQFTVLSRLKEPENSNIYSKMRVYDGENLKDTDPKAKSIQEYRDSAGVDEGMNGLSTRFAFKILSKVFNFDPHEIAANPVHLLYVLEQQIEQEQFPAEVRERYLRYLKEYLAPRYIEFIGKEIQTAYLESYSEYGQNIFDRYVLYADFWIQDQEYRDPETGEILNRIALNEELEKIEKPAGISNPKDFRNEIVNFVLRARANNNGKNPSWLSYEKLRVVIEKKMFSNTEDLLPVISFNAKASKEDQQKHNDFVTRMVERGYTDKQVRLLSEWYLRVRKSQ; encoded by the coding sequence ATGAGTATTTTTAGCCACTTCCAACAACGTTTCGAGTCCACGCGCCAGGAAGAACTCTCGCTGCAGGAGTACCTCGAGCTGTGCAAAGGGGATCGCAGTGCCTACGCATCGGCGGCCGAACGGCTGTTGCTGGCCATAGGTGAGCCAGAGCTGATCGACACCTCTACCAACTCCAGGCTGTCGCGCATCTTCTCCAACAAGGTTATCCGCCGCTATCCGGCCTTTGCCGACTTCCATGGCATGGAAGAGTGCATCGACCAGATCGTTTCTTATTTCCGCCACGCCGCCCAAGGCCTGGAAGAAAAGAAACAGATCCTCTATCTGCTGGGCCCGGTGGGCGGCGGTAAATCGTCGCTGGCCGAAAAACTCAAGCAGCTGATGGAAAAGGTCCCGTTTTATGCCATCAAGGGCTCGCCGGTATTCGAGTCGCCCCTGGGGTTGTTCAACGCCACCGAAGACGGGGCCATCCTCGAGGAGGAGTACGGCATCTCGCGGCGCTACCTGAACACCATCATGTCGCCCTGGGCCACCAAACGCCTGCAGGAGTTCGGCGGCGACATCAGCAAGTTCAAAGTGGTCAAGCTGTACCCGTCGATCCTCAACCAGATTGCCATCGCCAAGACCGAGCCGGGCGACGAGAACAACCAGGACATTTCCGCCCTGGTGGGCAAGGTCGATATTCGCAAACTTGAGGAATTCCCGCAGAACGACGCCGATGCCTACAGCTATTCGGGCGCGCTCTGCCGGGCCAACCAGGGCCTGATGGAATTCGTCGAGATGTTCAAGGCGCCGATCAAGGTCCTGCACCCACTGCTCACGGCCACTCAGGAAGGCAACTACAACAGTACCGAGGGGCTTGGTGCCATTCCCTACACCGGCATCCTGTTGGCCCACTCCAACGAATCGGAGTGGCACACCTTCCGCAACAACAAGAACAACGAGGCGTTCATCGACCGGATCTACATCGTCAAGGTGCCGTACTGCCTGCGCGTCAGCGATGAGATCAAGATCTACGACAAGTTGCTGATCAACAGCTCGCTGGCCAAGGCCCATTGCGCGCCCGACACCCTCAAGATGCTGGCCCAGTTCACCGTACTTTCGCGCCTCAAGGAGCCAGAGAACTCCAACATCTACTCGAAGATGCGCGTCTACGACGGCGAAAACCTCAAGGACACCGACCCCAAGGCCAAGTCGATCCAGGAGTACCGCGACTCGGCAGGCGTCGACGAGGGCATGAACGGCCTGTCGACCCGCTTCGCCTTCAAGATCCTTTCCAAAGTCTTCAACTTCGACCCACACGAGATTGCGGCCAACCCCGTGCACCTGCTGTATGTGCTTGAGCAGCAGATCGAACAGGAACAGTTCCCTGCCGAAGTGCGCGAGCGTTACCTGCGCTACCTGAAGGAGTACCTGGCACCGCGCTATATCGAGTTCATCGGCAAGGAAATCCAGACCGCCTACCTGGAGTCCTACAGCGAATACGGCCAGAACATTTTCGACCGCTACGTGCTGTACGCCGACTTCTGGATCCAGGACCAGGAATACCGCGACCCGGAGACCGGCGAAATCCTCAACCGCATCGCCCTCAACGAAGAGCTGGAGAAGATCGAGAAACCGGCTGGCATCAGCAACCCGAAAGATTTCCGCAACGAAATCGTCAACTTCGTGCTGCGTGCCCGTGCCAACAACAATGGCAAGAACCCGAGCTGGCTGAGCTATGAAAAGCTGCGGGTGGTGATCGAGAAGAAAATGTTCTCCAACACCGAAGACCTGCTGCCAGTCATCAGCTTCAACGCCAAGGCCAGCAAGGAAGACCAACAGAAGCACAACGACTTCGTCACGCGCATGGTGGAGCGTGGCTACACCGACAAACAGGTTCGTCTGCTGTCGGAATGGTACCTGCGGGTCAGGAAATCGCAATAA